In a single window of the Bacteroidales bacterium genome:
- the rfbG gene encoding CDP-glucose 4,6-dehydratase yields the protein MKTIFNNIYKNKKVLITGHTGFKGSWLTLWLVNLGAKVTGYSLAPPTNPNLFDTLGIQNKINHIKGDVLDIANLTKIFNETQPEIVFHLAAQSLVRLSYLEPKLTYETNITGTINLLEAVRKTKSVKSVVIVTSDKCYENKEWIYGYRENDAMGGFDPYSSSKGCVELITNAYRNSFFNINDFGKKHNVAIASARAGNVIGGGDWADDRLIPDCVKSISKNETIIIRNPKATRPWQHVLEPLSGYLLLGEKLFTEGVKYSDSWNFGPTNEDVLEVENVVKKLIDIWGKGNYKVETDNKFHEANFLKLDISKANFYLKWKPVFKANEAIANTCEWYKNFYEDEKFDAYKFSLKQIDEYIKKSEIS from the coding sequence ATGAAAACAATTTTCAATAATATTTATAAAAATAAAAAAGTCCTGATTACCGGACATACCGGGTTTAAAGGTTCTTGGCTTACACTGTGGTTGGTTAATCTGGGCGCAAAAGTAACAGGTTATTCTTTAGCTCCTCCAACAAATCCTAATTTATTTGATACTTTAGGAATACAAAACAAAATCAATCATATAAAAGGTGATGTGCTTGATATAGCCAATTTAACAAAAATATTCAACGAGACACAACCCGAAATAGTATTTCATTTAGCTGCACAATCCTTAGTTAGATTATCATATTTGGAACCAAAATTAACTTATGAAACTAACATCACGGGAACAATAAATTTGCTTGAAGCTGTTAGAAAAACAAAAAGCGTTAAATCTGTTGTTATTGTTACATCTGATAAATGCTACGAAAATAAAGAATGGATATACGGTTACCGGGAAAATGATGCAATGGGCGGCTTCGACCCTTATAGCTCGAGTAAGGGTTGTGTTGAATTAATTACAAATGCTTACAGAAATTCTTTTTTCAATATAAATGATTTCGGCAAAAAGCATAATGTAGCAATTGCCTCAGCTCGTGCAGGCAATGTAATTGGCGGCGGCGACTGGGCTGATGACAGATTAATTCCCGATTGTGTAAAATCAATCAGTAAAAATGAAACAATCATAATCAGAAATCCGAAAGCTACACGTCCATGGCAGCACGTATTAGAGCCGCTCTCAGGATATTTGCTTCTTGGTGAAAAATTATTTACCGAAGGCGTAAAATATAGTGATAGCTGGAATTTTGGTCCAACAAATGAAGATGTTCTTGAAGTAGAAAATGTTGTTAAAAAATTAATTGACATTTGGGGAAAAGGCAACTACAAAGTTGAAACCGACAATAAATTTCACGAAGCAAATTTTTTAAAACTCGACATCAGTAAAGCAAATTTTTATTTGAAATGGAAACCCGTTTTTAAAGCAAATGAGGCAATTGCAAACACTTGCGAGTGGTATAAAAATTTTTATGAAGATGAAAAATTTGATGCATACAAATTTAGTTTGAAGCAAATTGATGAATATATTAAAAAATCCGAAATTTCATAA